Part of the Mya arenaria isolate MELC-2E11 chromosome 8, ASM2691426v1 genome, ATCAATTGAGTAGGACGAAGGCCAACTTTCTTTTGATATCTTTCGGTGGAAACAGGGGCATAATTCAATAATAATGAAAGCTAGAGTTGCGGGCCTTATTGGTTGTGTTAATTGTCTGTGGCAACATGtgttccaagttttatttcaatatcttgaacactTTCTGGGGCAAAGGTTAACATTTTTGCACGCCCAGGATgcaaaggctatgacaatacctcaactctTGTTAAGGCATTTgagcaaaaaacaacagtacACAATACAATAAATTCCACATTTGAAGTAAAATTCTGACACAGGataacatttcataaaactctattttcataacaataattactataatgaatacatgtaatgataattagataataaatatttatagtttataaattTGTCTATAACTGTCCGATACAATCatgtaaacaacaaacatattataacaaggtaaatttttaaaatataggTAAACACACAgccaaaaaatataataaatggaaaaatatttaaaatttaaatcacTTCTCTGTATTTAAGATACTGCTGTTTTTTGTCGCTAGATCCATTAGATCTGCAGATATCTGCGGACAAATCACATACCAGGTTAAAAACAtaaaccaaaaacaacaacacatgagATAAGGgtttatgtatgaaaatgttaaaaaaatacttaaatgtatTTCACTATTTCATGCTGGACCTAAAGAATTTGCAGGAGCATATACAATTGTTCCTGCTCTTTTCAACAATTTCATATCTGATTTCTTGAACACATTCGGAACCAATCTAAACAggttatatgttgttttttatacatcTGGCATTAGCACAGGGTCTGAATCTTTCAtcgatgttgtttttttctacgAGGTGCCTTACTCAATTGACTTTGTAATATGTCTGTGCCTTCTTCAGGCTTCTGTGGGTCAAACTCCTCCTTATAAAGTCCAGCAAATTTCATCATGgcatttttgttaaagtttctACCGACCTCCTTTTCATGAGTCATAACCATGTGTTTATGGAACTCTTTGGCTTCATTTGTGCCAAAATCACAAAATTTACACGGGTAAACCTTCTTCCCAGCATGTATCTTGGACAAAATATGTTTCCTGATGTTCTCATGTGTGTTGCAGGCGTAGTTACAATATGGGCATAGGAAAGGCTTAGCCCCAATGTGGATCCTCATGTGCCGTTTTAAATGTGTGAGATTTCCCGCCTTGTATGAACAATGTTCACACGGGAATTTTCGCTCTCCCATATGCGTTTTCCTATGTCTCTCTAGCTTATACCTTGCTGTTGTACCGTATGCACATAGTCACACAAGAAAGTTTTCTCCTTTTCGTGCACCTCTTTTTTATGTCTTGTACGTTctccattaaaataaaaagtcatgTGACAGCCAGGAAAGTCACATGGGAAGGATTTTTCGGAGTGCCTCAGTTTATGAGTCATAAGTCTCGTCAGGAGGGGAAACGTCACTccacaaacatcacatacatgTTTTTCTCCTCTCTTCACGGCCATATGAACAGTTGTGTGTTTCCGAAAAGCGCTTAGTGACTTGAAGTCTTTACTACATATATTACAATGATTGGACTTGATGTAATGCTGAAACAAATGCTTTCTTAAACCATTCCTTGAATAAAATGCAATTCCTGTACAAAGCTTGCACACAAATGGCGCTTCTCCAGTATGCGTTCTTAGGTGAGCCATCATTGTAGCCTTTTGCAGAGAAGCCCCACAGATCGGACACAAAAGTCTTTCTGATTTAGTGCAGTTGGCATCCATATGATCTATGAAATCCTTATGTTTCTCATATGTGATGCTGTTTGTTTCTCTCTCTTTTTTTAAGCTTGCTTCACTCGGGTGAAAATGAATGTATGTTGTATGATAGTCGCGGTAGTTTTTATCTGGAAAACCCTCATGGCAGATTTCACACTCAAAAACATTTGACCCCACTCCAGAAATGTTGGACGTTGATTGTACTTTGTGACTTTTGCTTATGCAGTGTGCATTGTAAGCTTTCTCGCTATAGAACACCTTGTTGCATGGTTCACATCGTCTTGTTTCATTAGCATGTTCATCCTTGTAGTGTTCCCCTAATTCTTTATAACCTGAGACAGTCAAGTCACAGTGATCACATTTAAAAGTCTTCTTAGGTTTATCcgatttttgttgttttggctttctttttttctctGTTTTCTTATCAAGCACAATATCAGTATCGCCATCAGAATTATCATCagttggtatttttattttatttaattgatttttatcaatttgaGCTTTttcaccagatattttcccttGTTTCACAATATGGCTTGTCTgctcatcaccagcagatgccGAAACTTCTTTCATTTTGTCAGTGTCAGCgtcatggttgtcatggataacttctgttcttttaatttttgttttaagagtCAAAGCCTCTTTCTGTTCTGTGTTCTTAGTTTTCAGACTGTTTTCATGACTAAACAATAAATGTCTATTTAACGCAGCCTTCGATGGCAATTTCTTTTCACAATGTGGGCAACAGACTCCATTTCTTACATTTCTTGATGTTTGCTTCTTAACAGCATGTTCCTGCTGCATATGCTGCAAAACACTTGCATGCGACCTGAATTCCAAACCACAGTGTTTGCATCTAGGGACTTCCGGTTGTTCCTTCAGAATAAAAATCTTCTTGCTTTTCCTCAGAGCCTCTAAATGATCAATAGACAGCAAATGTTCCTCGATATCAGTACAACTGCCAGTTTTAAAATCACAGAGAGTGCATACAATTTCACCTGACAAAGCTCTGCAATGGCTTTTGTGATCGGCAGTCTGACAATGTTCTTGAAAATCTTCATAGctgttgaaataatatatacaaatggcACAATGAAATGGACAGAATTTGACAACAAATTCATCATACTTTTCCATCATTTCTAAATGGGCTTGTGGGTAAGCTAGTGACCTACTTTTATGGTAACTTGACAGAAGGTGCTTTGCCACCATCAACCTATTTTCGAATTTCATATCACAGACATGACAAATGTCCACATCAGCCAGTGCAAGTGAATCTTGAACGGATTCTTCTATTTCAATCTCTTCATCACTGACAATTTCCATTTTGATGgagttaaattttgaattggcTTCATTCTTTTCAGCTTCATCATCAACTTTTATACTTTCAACATCATTAGTTATCAAGAAGGTATCAGCATTCTCTTCTCCTGTTCTTTCAGTAACAGTATGACACTTCCCTTCCTTCTGTgtactgttttttttccaaGGAGAGCTGGTAAAATTTTCTAGACCTTTATTCAAACCAAATTCATTGACTGTGTCAGAAGGCAGCCCTTGATTCcgaacattgttgtcatttctGCTATGGAGGACTCTGGAACAAAGAAGagtcattaaaacataaactggcaacacataacataatttgagataaacaaatatagttataaatgtacaaattaaactatataaatatactatTATAATGTTTCTCAGCCATTAAAccacttatacatgtatttacattacATGACTGGGTGACCGTAATCTACAGAGTAGAATttgagctgcactctcacagatataccatttttacaacttttttattttatgtcttggaaagagcaaattcttgcgtaaatgtctgcaaaccaattatagctttaaccgttactaaaggtttacaaaaaatgcataaaacatcatttttcaaaattaaatataaaaatctgtgatctaattttttgtctgcagtcgtatataactggtttccatggattttcgcaaaaattggctcgttccaagacaaaaaataacaaaagttgtcaaaatctgtgagagtgcagctttaaattgggAGTTCCACGTTGAGTGTACCGTTTACGGTATGTAGCAGTAATTTGAAGACCATTTAAATAATGACACTATAATCATTCAGATTAAAATCTGATTCTCAATAATCATTTCATGATTTCATGCATTgttatgtacattgtatgaaaataagGGAATGTCACAATGtgattttaatgcaattaaaTACTTCAAACATCACGACATGTTATAGAAATGGACAAAAAGGCATTAAACAAAAGAATTAACTCTTTCAAAAACCATAATGTCTTCAGCCTTCACAGCATAAAAAACCTACAACTATAAAAGCAAGACAGCTTAAAGCACACCATCAAAAACTAGGTACAGTTAAATGTTAGGTTACTGAGTTCTTGCACTAGGGTGAACAAATTATAAGCTAAAGATATTTAGATCTTCTGTAGCCtttagttaaaaataaacagaatgGTAAAGACCAACCCATTTTTGCTGTAGGCTGGGAGTTTGTCTTCATCATTGTTGAACGTCATGTCATATAAAATATCAGCTGTTGTTTGATCATTTATATCATcttccttttttatttcaatgcacAGCCCAGAGCTGTTTGGACCATGATCATTATGTCTATTGGCTACATTTTCAGGTTTCCTTGACTTGTTCTTTttcataatacatgtagttggcTTGTCAAAACCCATAGTAGCTTTTGTACTTAGGAGGCCATGGTTTCCATTACTTTCTTCAAAGCACGAGTCACTGACAGATTCTGAGGTTTCTTGGATTGTGGGTATGGGACTTAAATCGCCACCATCAATATCGGGTGAAACTGTAGATATATGACCACTATCTGGATTTGAACATACATTCCCAGGAAGTGTAGTTGTTGGGAAGGCATTAGTCAGACCACAAGAATCAGCTTTCCCATCATCTGTGATTGGAGGTGTGCCACATGGaatatttgaagcattttgatGGGGTTCTGTGGCTGATGGTGAAAATGGTGAGCCATTATGACAGTCAGGAGAGCTTGCGCCAACTACTCTGCTTTCTTTTGTAGAGACATCATTCTTTTCATTTAAAGTAGAAGAATCTTTAATGTTCTTATTTGTGCATTCCTTTTTCCGATGAAGGACATAGTTTTCTAGGCCTTGAATGATTGAATTGCAGAGGAAACACACATGAAAATCTCCATTTTTATCCATTTTCAGCCTAAGGTTTACCTGGAAAAGAtgataagaaaacaaaacattaaaattataactCCAAAGTCAATTTCTGCATTGAGAGCATCATTTGAAGCTGagggaataatgatatttaagtATAGtccaacatttttatattctgcTAAACTAGGgagatttttgtttttttattctggAGCAAATTTCAGctgaaaataacataatatcCATGAAAATACAAGCTGTCTATGCTACAGATAAGTAATTGAGTAAATCAATGATTCTTAATGCGCTACATGGATTTGCAAGATCTTACTGACAAACATTGATCAATACCATAAACGCACAAAATCAATCCTGATATACATGGTACAATTATCATATTGCAATACATGTACCGGTATGATTTAAGTTTCAACATCTGAACACTCAGAACTCATAGACTTATAAGACTTTCAAATGGGGACTTTAGTTATGATAAGTACTATGGCAGCAAACATCATATTGCAATACCTGTCCTCGTCACTACTGGTATGATTTTGGTTTCACTAATAGACATATGACTTTCAAAAGGGACCCATTTATCATAATTTCTGTGGCAGGAATGTGTTGTGTAGCTGATTTGGACAAGCCACAATAATAGGCTTCAAGGAAACGttgaaatcatttgaatttttttcataTTCCTATGTAAAGCAACAATTCTGTCCTGTGAATATTCCGCCGAAAGATAATCTGTCTTGTTTAAGCGTAATTCTGTTACCGTATACATTGGTgacagta contains:
- the LOC128242198 gene encoding zinc finger protein 729-like, encoding MDKNGDFHVCFLCNSIIQGLENYVLHRKKECTNKNIKDSSTLNEKNDVSTKESRVVGASSPDCHNGSPFSPSATEPHQNASNIPCGTPPITDDGKADSCGLTNAFPTTTLPGNVCSNPDSGHISTVSPDIDGGDLSPIPTIQETSESVSDSCFEESNGNHGLLSTKATMGFDKPTTCIMKKNKSRKPENVANRHNDHGPNSSGLCIEIKKEDDINDQTTADILYDMTFNNDEDKLPAYSKNGVLHSRNDNNVRNQGLPSDTVNEFGLNKGLENFTSSPWKKNSTQKEGKCHTVTERTGEENADTFLITNDVESIKVDDEAEKNEANSKFNSIKMEIVSDEEIEIEESVQDSLALADVDICHVCDMKFENRLMVAKHLLSSYHKSRSLAYPQAHLEMMEKYDEFVVKFCPFHCAICIYYFNSYEDFQEHCQTADHKSHCRALSGEIVCTLCDFKTGSCTDIEEHLLSIDHLEALRKSKKIFILKEQPEVPRCKHCGLEFRSHASVLQHMQQEHAVKKQTSRNVRNGVCCPHCEKKLPSKAALNRHLLFSHENSLKTKNTEQKEALTLKTKIKRTEVIHDNHDADTDKMKEVSASAGDEQTSHIVKQGKISGEKAQIDKNQLNKIKIPTDDNSDGDTDIVLDKKTEKKRKPKQQKSDKPKKTFKCDHCDLTVSGYKELGEHYKDEHANETRRCEPCNKVFYSEKAYNAHCISKSHKVQSTSNISGVGSNVFECEICHEGFPDKNYRDYHTTYIHFHPSEASLKKERETNSITYEKHKDFIDHMDANCTKSERLLCPICGASLQKATMMAHLRTHTGEAPFVCKLCTGIAFYSRNGLRKHLFQHYIKSNHCNICSKDFKSLSAFRKHTTVHMAVKRGEKHVCDVCGVTFPLLTRLMTHKLRHSEKSFPCDFPGCHMTFYFNGERTRHKKEVHEKEKTFLCDYVHTVQQQGIS